The Atribacterota bacterium DNA segment GTTTATGGCAGAAATGTTGCAGGAAATATTTGAGGAAGAAGGGATGCTGGTTGAGACCGCCCTGGATGGCAAGCGAGCTCTGGAGAAGTTTCGTTCCTCGAGTTTTGACCTCGTGCTTCTTGACCTGCGCATGCCCGAGATGAGCGGTATGGAGGTCCTGCGGGAAATCAAGAAGACGGACCCCGATGTTCCCGTGGTAGTGATTACGGCGTACGGGAGTGTGGATAACGCGGTTGAAGCCCTCAAGGTGGGAGCGTACGACTTTGTCACCAAGCCCTTCAAAATCGAAGAACTGAAAAATATCGTTCATCGGGCCTTAGAACTTGAGCGACTGCGCCGGGAACGGGATTATCTTCTGGATGAACTTCGGGAAGAATTTTGTTTTGAAGGGGTCATTGGGGACTCTCTCAAAATGCGAGAAATTATGCAGGTGGCACAGCGTGTGGCGAAAACTGATGCCACGGTTTTGATTTATGGAGAAAGTGGTACGGGGAAAGAACTCTTGGCACGTTCCATTCATCTTCAGAGCGACCGTAGAAACCATCCCTTTGTGGTGGTTAACTGCGGTGCTATTACTGAGACGCTTTTAGAAAGCGAACTCTTTGGTCATGAAAAAGGAGCTTTTACCGGTGCTCATGCTCGCAAATTGGGCAAGTTTGAACTGGCCGATGGAGGGAGTATTTTCCTTGACGAAGTGGGCGAGATGAGTCCGGCCATGCAGGTGAAACTCTTGCGGGTTTTGCAGGACCGTACTTTTGAGCGGGTGGGAGGAATGACAACCATCACGGTGAATGTCCGGGTTATTGCGGCCACCAACCGTGACCTCAAGAAAATGGTTAAAGAAAACACCTTCCGTGAAGACCTTTATTACCGCCTTAACGTGATTCCCTTAGAACTTCCCCCTTTGCGGGAGCGGAAAGAAGACCTTCCAGTGCTCTGTGATTTTCTTATCGCCAAACATTCCCGCAGGTTACATAAAAAGGTTCAGGGTATTTCACCTCAGGCTATGCGGGTTCTCAAACGGTATTCCTGGCCCGGTAATATCCGAGAACTGGATAACGTGATTGAGCGGGCTATCATCCTCACTCGGGATGAAACCTTGGGTGTTGAGGATTTGCGGATTTTTGAGGCTCCACTCCGGGAGCAATGGAAAACCCTTCAGGAAGTGGAAAAAGAGTATATCGAGCGCGTCACAGAGTATACTGGCGGTGACCTGGAAAGAGCCGCTGTAATTTTGGGTCTTTCGCTCGATGAACTTCAAAAAAAGCTCTCTTCCTTCTCCTGAAGGGGAAAATATCCTCCGTTTCTTAACGGATTATCGGAATTCGTTCACTGCTTCAAACAGTGCCAGGAGGTTTTCTACCGGGATGTTGCTCTGGATATTATGCACGGTGGCAAAGACAAATCCTCCGCCCTTTTTAAACATTTTAATGAGCATTCGCACTTCTTCTTTGACTTCTTCTGGGCTTTTG contains these protein-coding regions:
- a CDS encoding sigma-54 dependent transcriptional regulator, translating into MPAFRVLVADDERFMAEMLQEIFEEEGMLVETALDGKRALEKFRSSSFDLVLLDLRMPEMSGMEVLREIKKTDPDVPVVVITAYGSVDNAVEALKVGAYDFVTKPFKIEELKNIVHRALELERLRRERDYLLDELREEFCFEGVIGDSLKMREIMQVAQRVAKTDATVLIYGESGTGKELLARSIHLQSDRRNHPFVVVNCGAITETLLESELFGHEKGAFTGAHARKLGKFELADGGSIFLDEVGEMSPAMQVKLLRVLQDRTFERVGGMTTITVNVRVIAATNRDLKKMVKENTFREDLYYRLNVIPLELPPLRERKEDLPVLCDFLIAKHSRRLHKKVQGISPQAMRVLKRYSWPGNIRELDNVIERAIILTRDETLGVEDLRIFEAPLREQWKTLQEVEKEYIERVTEYTGGDLERAAVILGLSLDELQKKLSSFS